In Nasonia vitripennis strain AsymCx chromosome 2 unlocalized genomic scaffold, Nvit_psr_1.1 chr2_random0004, whole genome shotgun sequence, a single window of DNA contains:
- the LOC116738640 gene encoding GRIP and coiled-coil domain-containing protein 2-like isoform X2, with translation MADGKPKGAGNSGEKSAASKDKEEKKKVITRQSTLEGLVGGRKVTFKDEAEVKKVWDELGAMKEQNKKIKEKIAKEGKERDIEMRKIESVVRELKEELKSGKEKMEAMEEKVESLESTVAELNERLTAATERQAETSAETGE, from the coding sequence ATGGCGGACGGTAAACCGAAAGGAGCGGGAAACAGCGGAGAGAAGAGCGCGGCGAGCAAAGAtaaggaggagaagaaaaaagtaataacaAGACAGTCAACTTTAGAAGGCTTAGTAGGAGGAAGAAAAGTGACGTTCAAAGACGAGGCGGAAGTGAAGAAAGTGTGGGATGAATTAGGAGCAATGAAAGAACAGAACAAGAAAATAAAGGAGAAAATCGCGAAAGAAGGAAAGGAAAGAGATATAGAGATGAGGAAAATAGAAAGTGTAGTGAGAGAGCTGAAAGAAGAATTGAAAAGTGGAAAGGAAAAGATGGAGGCCATGGAAGAGAAGGTGGAAAGTTTGGAGAGCACGGTAGCGGAGTTGAACGAGAGGCTAACGGCGGCAACGGAGAGGCAGGCGGAGACATCAGCCGAGACGGGAGAGTAG
- the LOC116738640 gene encoding uncharacterized protein LOC116738640 isoform X1, with protein sequence MLFVIEDGEGRSQIVGVGILVSEFRPIVKWLMECFKEDNLEAVQKTRGFISDKDLTERSVIRELFDWARLFICQFHTLRIFGREICPTKMKITKEEKENALRCLDSMVKSSCQMDYDNAHSKFISTAPKVIQDYFIKNWQDITDEWVKFKIFNLNFKNLTNNRIESLNGKLKYEIGLYNSLTEFIKNCFKWANYRLKCNRLKDIQDVLRINPNDVVITDFEKAKVLYKECLTHYAYKVVLEQFEYFEFMTLLNFDAVSQTCTAICRKEEIYITPYTCTCFEMTSMGLPCRHILAIRLALKMSLFCRHLFGEMVKKFRKQASFKKF encoded by the coding sequence ATGCTTTTTGTTATTGAAGATGGGGAAGGACGAAGTCAGATTGTAGGAGTAGGCATTTTAGTTAGCGAATTTCGACCTATAGTAAAATGGTTGATGGAATGCTTCAAAGAAGATAATTTAGAAGCTGTCCAAAAGACACGTGGTTTTATCAGTGACAAGGATCTAACTGAGAGATCTGTTATTCGAGAACTTTTTGATTGGGCGAGATTATTTATCTGTCAATTTCACACGTTAAGAATATTTGGCAGGGAAATATGCCcaacaaaaatgaaaatcactaaagaagaaaaagagaatgCTCTTCGGTGCTTGGATAGTATGGTCAAAAGTTCGTGCCAAATGGATTATGACAATGCTCATTCAAAATTCATTTCGACTGCTCCTAAAGTTATACAagattattttatcaaaaattggCAGGATATTACTGACGAATGGGTAAAATTTAAGATTTTCAacttgaatttcaaaaatttaactAATAACAGGATTGAATCTCTAAATGGAAAGCTAAAATATGAGATTGGGTTATACAATTCATTGACagagtttattaaaaattgttttaaatggGCCAATTATAGATTAAAATGTAATAGATTAAAAGATATTCAGGATGTATTAAGAATTAATCCCAATGACGTTGTAATCACAGACTTTGAAAAAGCCAAAGTTTTATACAAGGAATGCTTAACTCACTATGCTTATAAAGTAGTTCTAGAACagtttgaatattttgaattCATGACATTGCTAAATTTTGATGCTGTATCACAAACATGTACTGCTATATGTCGCAAAGAAGAAATTTATATCACTCCATATACATGCACTTGTTTTGAAATGACCAGTATGGGATTACCATGTCGTCATATTCTAGCTATACGTTTAGCTTTGAAAATGTCTCTTTTTTGTAGACATCTGTTTGGAGAGATGGTTAAAAAGTTCAGAAAACAAGCGTCtttcaaaaagttttga